From Halococcus salsus, one genomic window encodes:
- a CDS encoding DUF2243 domain-containing protein yields the protein MATQSGESAERTIPRRALFAAGVFGFGFSGLIDVLLLHHVLQWHHLVSGIYPMNTLDGLRINVLADGLFSIGMVVIAGIGAGLVWRAERRTATPLAFRPVAGAAVVGLGVFDLYDAVVDHVILGLHQPLSMGGTYNPHWIVVSVLIIGAGAYVYRTGISETEDTTEAP from the coding sequence ATGGCGACCCAATCGGGCGAGTCCGCCGAGCGGACCATTCCCCGTCGAGCGCTGTTCGCCGCCGGGGTGTTCGGGTTCGGGTTCAGCGGGCTGATCGACGTCCTCCTCCTGCACCACGTCCTCCAGTGGCACCACCTCGTCTCCGGGATCTACCCGATGAACACCCTCGACGGTCTCAGGATCAACGTCCTCGCCGACGGGCTGTTCTCCATCGGAATGGTCGTCATCGCGGGGATCGGTGCGGGCCTCGTCTGGCGCGCCGAACGGCGGACCGCGACCCCGCTGGCGTTCCGGCCGGTCGCGGGTGCGGCGGTGGTCGGCCTCGGCGTCTTCGACCTCTACGACGCGGTCGTCGACCACGTGATCCTCGGCCTCCACCAGCCGCTCTCGATGGGCGGGACGTACAACCCCCACTGGATCGTCGTCAGCGTCCTCATCATCGGCGCGGGCGCGTACGTCTACCGGACGGGGATCAGCGAAACCGAGGACACCACCGAGGCTCCCTGA
- a CDS encoding TRAM domain-containing protein, whose product MADCPLADECPSFSERINGMGCQHYGNRGGAEWCNHYSQPIRELKSQPVTIGEELVVTVEDMHESGAGVGRTEDGFIVFVDGVLPEARSRVKITKVRSNHARADELERLPMEDEEDETSDEDDDETEADEGEDDDDDGPKRPGRRQRLGSRENFWGG is encoded by the coding sequence ATGGCGGACTGTCCACTCGCCGACGAATGCCCGAGTTTCTCCGAACGGATCAACGGCATGGGGTGTCAACACTACGGGAATCGCGGCGGTGCGGAGTGGTGTAATCACTACAGCCAACCCATCAGGGAGCTGAAATCCCAGCCGGTGACGATCGGCGAGGAGCTGGTCGTGACGGTCGAGGACATGCACGAGAGCGGCGCGGGCGTGGGCCGGACCGAGGACGGTTTCATCGTCTTCGTCGACGGCGTGCTGCCCGAGGCGCGCTCGCGCGTGAAGATCACGAAGGTCCGCTCGAACCACGCGCGGGCGGACGAACTCGAACGCCTCCCGATGGAGGACGAAGAGGACGAGACGAGCGACGAGGACGACGACGAAACCGAGGCCGACGAGGGTGAAGACGACGATGACGACGGGCCGAAACGGCCGGGGCGTCGTCAGCGGCTCGGCAGCCGCGAGAACTTCTGGGGCGGGTAG
- a CDS encoding SDR family oxidoreductase, with protein MDLELDGNAALVTASTSGLGLASAEALVAEGANVTICGRDADRLDSARETVDAAGPGDVLGVQADITDPADCEALVEETVEAFGGLDHLVTSAGGPPSGEFLDLPEEEWYAAYDLLVMSVVRVLTAAHPHLDDSDAGTWIAITSTSVAEPIEGLVLSNAVRRGVPGLVETVAREFGPSIRANSVLPGSYETPRIEELVEQGVERGEYESYEEGLADWSDDVPLDRVGDPRELGDAVAFLSSARASYLTGAAIPVDGGTLRG; from the coding sequence ATGGACCTCGAACTCGACGGCAACGCGGCGCTGGTGACGGCGAGCACGAGTGGCCTCGGACTAGCAAGCGCCGAGGCGCTCGTCGCCGAAGGCGCGAACGTGACTATCTGTGGTCGTGACGCCGACCGGCTGGACTCGGCACGCGAGACGGTCGACGCGGCGGGACCGGGCGACGTGCTCGGCGTGCAGGCGGACATCACCGACCCGGCGGACTGTGAGGCCCTGGTCGAGGAGACCGTCGAGGCGTTCGGCGGGCTCGACCACCTCGTGACGTCGGCGGGTGGACCGCCGAGCGGGGAGTTCCTCGACCTCCCCGAGGAGGAGTGGTACGCGGCCTACGACCTACTCGTGATGAGCGTCGTTCGGGTGCTCACGGCCGCCCACCCGCACCTCGACGACAGCGACGCCGGGACCTGGATCGCGATCACCTCGACGAGCGTAGCCGAGCCGATCGAGGGGCTGGTGCTCTCGAACGCCGTCCGGCGCGGGGTTCCGGGGTTGGTCGAGACCGTCGCACGGGAGTTCGGGCCATCGATCCGCGCGAACTCGGTGCTGCCGGGGAGCTACGAGACGCCGCGTATCGAGGAACTCGTCGAGCAGGGCGTCGAGCGCGGCGAGTACGAGAGTTACGAGGAGGGGCTCGCCGACTGGTCCGACGACGTGCCGCTCGACCGCGTGGGCGACCCGCGCGAGCTCGGTGACGCGGTCGCGTTCCTGTCGAGTGCGCGCGCGAGCTACCTCACGGGAGCGGCGATACCGGTCGACGGTGGGACGTTACGGGGCTGA
- a CDS encoding ATP-binding protein, with the protein MRAVCSWSGGKDAAYALAELDGVEELLTTVSSSTNRSTMHGVRRGLYERQADALGLPIEFVTLPREPTNETYEAVMAEAMDGYAERGFTHVVFADLFLESVRAYREERLAESDLDGCWPIWGRDTSAVAETVADAYEATVVCVDGEVFDASFAGRTFDTAFLADLPPDVDPCGENGEFHTFVTHGPTFEEPVDVQTGETVTRGVGDGEFHYCDLVVPE; encoded by the coding sequence ATGCGAGCGGTCTGTTCGTGGAGCGGCGGCAAGGACGCCGCGTACGCGCTCGCCGAACTCGATGGTGTCGAGGAACTACTGACGACGGTTTCGAGTTCGACGAACCGGAGCACGATGCACGGGGTTCGGCGAGGTCTCTACGAACGCCAAGCCGACGCGCTCGGGCTGCCGATCGAGTTCGTCACGCTCCCGCGCGAGCCCACGAACGAGACCTACGAGGCGGTGATGGCCGAAGCGATGGACGGATACGCCGAGCGTGGCTTCACGCACGTCGTGTTCGCCGACCTGTTCCTCGAAAGCGTGCGGGCCTACCGCGAGGAACGGCTCGCCGAGAGCGACCTCGATGGTTGCTGGCCGATCTGGGGGCGCGACACGTCGGCGGTCGCGGAGACGGTCGCCGATGCGTACGAAGCCACCGTGGTGTGTGTCGACGGCGAGGTGTTCGACGCCTCGTTCGCGGGTCGGACGTTCGATACCGCATTTCTCGCGGACCTCCCTCCGGACGTCGACCCGTGCGGCGAGAACGGCGAGTTCCACACGTTCGTGACCCACGGGCCGACCTTCGAGGAACCGGTCGACGTGCAAACGGGTGAAACCGTCACGCGTGGGGTGGGCGACGGCGAGTTTCATTACTGCGACCTCGTCGTCCCTGAGTGA
- a CDS encoding Nramp family divalent metal transporter — translation MSRGGASLRQLPVRELLSYLGPGFLISVAYMDPGNWATNISGGAQYGTALLWVIVLASFMAMGIQIVAAKLGIATGKGIAQLCRERLPRPLVYFLWAAAELAMIATDMAEIIGAAIGFSLVFGIPLPAGAVLAGIASFALLGVRTARKQGYRWVEFVIMALVGVIALGFLFEVVLARPTGGEIARGLLPSIPGPDALYVAIGILGATVMPHSVYLHPYIVQDRRNRLMETDGDTEAVHRRHFRFESVDTILALFGAMFVNAAMLVVAAAALQGTGISTLNEAYVTLQNVFGSNSSLVFGVALIAAGLSSSLVATMAGQTVMDGFLDLQINVWLRRSVTLVPSLAVVIAGFDPTSVLVASQVALSFELPFVLIPLLWFTRQEGLMQSFTNRRSTTTVLGAMIALIVVLNIWLIYTEVFV, via the coding sequence GTGAGCCGCGGCGGGGCGTCCTTGCGGCAGCTCCCCGTCCGGGAGCTGCTGAGCTATCTCGGGCCGGGGTTCCTGATCAGCGTCGCGTACATGGACCCGGGGAACTGGGCCACCAACATTTCGGGTGGGGCGCAGTACGGCACCGCGTTGCTCTGGGTGATCGTGCTCGCGAGCTTCATGGCGATGGGGATCCAGATCGTCGCCGCGAAGCTCGGGATCGCCACTGGAAAAGGGATCGCCCAGCTCTGTCGTGAGCGACTGCCTCGGCCCCTCGTGTACTTCCTGTGGGCCGCCGCGGAGCTCGCGATGATCGCGACCGACATGGCGGAGATCATCGGCGCGGCGATCGGCTTCAGCCTCGTGTTCGGTATTCCCCTTCCGGCAGGGGCGGTGCTCGCAGGCATCGCGTCGTTCGCCTTATTGGGCGTGCGAACCGCCCGAAAGCAGGGCTACCGCTGGGTCGAGTTCGTGATCATGGCGCTGGTCGGCGTGATCGCGCTCGGGTTCCTCTTCGAGGTCGTGCTCGCCCGACCCACGGGTGGCGAGATCGCCCGCGGGCTCCTGCCGTCGATCCCCGGTCCGGACGCGCTCTACGTCGCGATCGGGATCCTCGGCGCGACCGTGATGCCGCACTCGGTCTACCTCCACCCATACATCGTCCAGGACCGCCGGAACCGGTTGATGGAGACCGATGGCGACACCGAGGCCGTCCACCGCCGGCACTTTCGGTTCGAGTCGGTGGACACGATACTCGCGCTGTTCGGCGCGATGTTCGTCAACGCCGCGATGCTCGTGGTCGCCGCGGCGGCGCTTCAGGGCACGGGCATCAGCACGCTCAACGAGGCGTACGTCACCCTCCAGAACGTCTTCGGGTCGAACTCCAGTCTGGTGTTCGGGGTCGCGCTGATCGCCGCCGGCCTCTCCTCCTCGTTGGTGGCGACGATGGCGGGACAGACAGTGATGGACGGCTTTCTCGACCTCCAGATCAACGTCTGGCTCCGGCGGTCGGTGACCTTGGTTCCGAGTCTCGCGGTCGTCATCGCGGGCTTCGACCCGACGAGCGTGCTGGTGGCCTCACAGGTCGCGCTGAGCTTCGAACTCCCGTTCGTGTTGATCCCGTTGCTCTGGTTCACGCGCCAGGAAGGATTGATGCAGTCGTTCACGAACCGGAGAAGCACGACGACGGTGCTCGGCGCGATGATCGCGCTGATCGTGGTGCTCAACATCTGGCTGATCTACACCGAAGTGTTCGTCTGA
- a CDS encoding sulfite oxidase, which yields MAPDGPDPRRRDSLTERYPGLDVLVDEPPNAQTAARSNLAAPITPRDEHFVRVHHRTPEIDADEWTVSLTGMIEAEAELSMDELRCDYPTESVVHTMECSGNGRAYFEPDAEGDQWSFGAVGNAVWTGTPVRAVLDEYGTADEDGDDGRWLSAMGGEAPPDKDVFCRSIPLSKVREDCLLAYEMNGAPMAPEHGYPVRLVVPGWFGNNSVKWVEEIRVMDGMVEGEAWTNRDGQDYTQYQQSSYRIVPDQDEQPDRHRSMETTSTYDQLTGSEEVRNAYLFDQLVKSLLTTPEDGAALSGPRVELSGVAWSGEDAVERVEVSTDGGESWAEAEPVGPDLGRYALDRFRYVWEPEPGEHTLCSRATDERGRTQPATVSDPEAGRRGIENDEFPWNVKGYGNNAYRPLGVTVEVEA from the coding sequence ATGGCACCCGATGGCCCGGACCCACGGCGACGCGACTCGCTCACCGAGCGGTATCCCGGCCTCGACGTGCTCGTCGACGAGCCGCCGAACGCACAGACGGCCGCTCGGTCGAACCTCGCGGCCCCTATCACGCCGCGCGACGAACACTTCGTCCGGGTCCACCACCGGACCCCGGAGATCGACGCCGACGAGTGGACCGTCTCGCTCACGGGAATGATCGAGGCCGAAGCCGAGCTCTCGATGGACGAACTCCGATGTGACTACCCCACCGAATCGGTGGTCCACACGATGGAGTGTTCGGGCAACGGCCGGGCGTACTTCGAGCCGGACGCCGAGGGTGACCAGTGGAGCTTCGGGGCGGTCGGCAACGCGGTCTGGACCGGCACGCCGGTGCGCGCCGTGCTCGACGAGTACGGTACGGCCGACGAGGACGGCGACGACGGGCGCTGGCTCTCCGCGATGGGTGGTGAAGCGCCGCCCGACAAGGACGTCTTCTGCCGGTCGATCCCGCTGTCGAAGGTCCGGGAGGACTGCCTGCTGGCCTACGAGATGAACGGCGCGCCGATGGCTCCCGAACACGGCTACCCCGTTCGGCTGGTTGTACCTGGGTGGTTCGGCAACAACAGCGTGAAGTGGGTCGAGGAGATCCGCGTGATGGACGGCATGGTCGAGGGCGAGGCGTGGACCAACCGCGACGGGCAGGACTACACCCAGTACCAGCAGTCCTCCTACCGGATCGTCCCCGACCAGGACGAGCAGCCGGACCGTCATCGGTCAATGGAGACCACGAGCACCTACGACCAGCTGACCGGGAGCGAGGAGGTTCGGAACGCCTACCTCTTCGACCAGCTCGTCAAGTCGCTCCTCACGACGCCCGAGGACGGGGCCGCGCTCTCGGGCCCGCGGGTCGAACTCTCGGGGGTCGCGTGGTCGGGCGAGGACGCGGTCGAGCGCGTCGAGGTCTCGACCGACGGCGGCGAGTCGTGGGCCGAGGCGGAACCCGTGGGTCCCGACCTCGGCCGCTACGCGCTCGATCGCTTCCGGTACGTCTGGGAACCCGAACCGGGCGAGCACACCCTCTGTTCGCGGGCGACCGACGAGCGCGGTCGAACCCAGCCGGCCACGGTCTCCGACCCCGAGGCGGGCCGTCGCGGTATCGAGAACGACGAGTTCCCGTGGAACGTGAAGGGCTACGGCAACAACGCCTACCGCCCGCTCGGCGTCACCGTCGAGGTGGAGGCGTAA